The nucleotide sequence gggatattGTTGGGATGTTCCatgtggagggagagagggaaacgCACCCTCCCATGTGGGGTCAGTCGTTTCTTCCGGGGGGCAGGGCTATTGTCCCTGAGGGCAAGGGATAGGGAAGTCTCTCGGGACGTTCCATTAGGCTTTGTCTGCGGGGTGGGAGGTGGTTTGTGTTTCTTGGAAGAGTCCACTATGATTTGTGGGGAGAAGGGACTGGAACAGTTTGGGAAGTGCCATTGTCTTCTGTGTAAAAGGGGTTTGCGCCTCCAGTTGGGCTGGTCCAAGAGCGTTTCCTGAGGTAGGGGGCACTGAAGGGCTGATGGGGTGTTCCATGATGAGGGCGATGGGGGGGGTGGCAATTTCGTTTCAGGTAGGAGGTGCCATTACGTGGATGGGCGGGGGGAGATTGAAGTAGGAGCAGCAGGTCAGTGGGATGTACCATCTGAGGAGGGGAGTTGTAGCTCGGAGATACCAATGAAATGGGGGGAGGGAAGTTGGTGAAACCTGCCATCATGGCTATTTCCCTTTGGAGGGGGATCTCTGCCTTTGGCTGGGATGTACCATTatcctccatggggcagccctggggaggacACCCTAGTAAGGATTGTACCATTTtgacaaacccccccccccctcctttccctccagaaTAAGGAGCTGAAGTTCGGCCCTGGGAACCGGAAGGTCGTTTGTGTCATGGTCGTGCTGCTCTTCATCGCCTTCAACTTTGGGCCCGTCAGGTTAGGCCCCGAGGCATTGTGGGTACTGTGTCCCAGCATGCCTTGGGAgcggctccccagccccccagtcacactccctgccccagggcattgtgggtacTGTGTCCCAGCATGCCTTAAGAgcggctccccagccccccagtcacactccctgccccagggcattgtgggtacCGTGTCCCAGCATGCCTTGGGAGCGGCTCCCCAGTCACACTCCGTGCCCCAAGGCATTGTGGGTACCGTGTCCCAGCATGCCTTGGGAGCGGCTCCCCAGTCACACTCCGTGCCCCAAGGCATTGTGGGTACTGTGTCCCAGCATGCCTTAAGAGCGGCTCCCCAGTCACACTCCGTGCCCCAAGGCATTGTGGGTACTGTGTCCCAGCATGCCTTAAGAGCGGCTCCCCAGTCACACTCCCTGCCCCGGGGCACTGTGGGTACTGTGTCCCAGCATGCCTTGGgagtggctcccccagcctcccagtcACACTCCCTGCCCCGAGGCATTGTGGGTACCGTATCCCAGCATGCCTTAAGAGTGGCTCTGCAGCCCCCCCAGTCACACTCCCTGCCCCGAGGCATTGTGGGTACTGTGTCCCAGCATGCCCCTGCAGTGCCTTGGCCTATCTGACCCATATCCCCGCAGTATCATTGAGCAGCAGGCGGTGGAGACGGAGCCGCCCAgccagggggctgaggctggggccagggctgggcagagccgcCGGCACCTGTTGGGTGTAGAGAAGGCGCCGGAGGAGCAGCCGCAGGAGCCGGCCCCAtccagcgtgggcaaggccaggTTCAGGTAAGGACACGAGGGGCCCTTGAGgggtcccgccccctcccccccccacaacccccagtGACACTGCTCTCCGCCCCCAGGAACCTCACGGCCGCTCTCTCCGGCATGAAGGACCTGATGCTACGGGACCTGGACAAGCTGTTCCTGGCGTCCGACTGCCGCCACTTCAACCGCACCGAGTCGCTCCGGTGGGTTCCCGGCGGGGCCCCCAGCCCACAACCCCCAGGGCTGCCGGTGCCAGGCCCCGGCCTGAGAGATTGGGGGTAACGTCCCCCGCAACCCCCAGGGCTGCCGGCGGCCAGGCCCCGGCATTGAGGGTAACTTCTTATACAGTGCCCGGGGCCATGTGCCCAAGGCTGCAGTGAGGCATTGCGGGTGACCTATCCCGCAATCCCCCTGGACACCACCGTGACCCTCTGCTCTACCCCAGGCTGGCAGACGAGCTGAGTGGCTGGGTGCGCCGGCACCAGATCAACCGCAGGAAGCCCCTGCCCGCCCGCAAGCCAGGGGCCAATCAGGTGAGGCTGCagaggctgggtggctccacccACTGGGAGCCCGGCCTGGGGAGGAGcgtggcagctggggccaggctccTGCggggtcccctgccctgaccttcTGCACATCTCCCTTCCAGGGCACGCCCCAGAGGAAGGCGCCCAGCCCAGCGCGATAcgtcccagccagccccccccagcgcccggACAGGtaaagggcccccctcccctgagaGCCTGCGGGGCTGCCCCTGCGCCCCCCgtcagcccccagccagctgggtcTGTTCCCTGGGGCTTGTGTCTGCTCGCAGGGCTGCGctgggtcagctgcaggtgtATCAGCGCACAGAGCACGACTTCATGGACGCCATCGACCGGCGGGAGGACACCTTCTACGTGGTCTCTTTCCGCAGGGTGAGTgtggtggggggctgccccatCGTCCCAAGGCAGCACTAGGGGCTGTGGAGGAGAGAAGGGGCCCAGTGGGGGGCGTCCATGCTTGCCTCTGTCTCATGCTGGGCTGTCTCCTGGCCCCAGGaccacctcctgctcccagccatcAGCCACAACAAGACCACGCGGCCGAAGATGTCACTGGTGATGCCGGCCATGGCGCTGAATGGTACAGTCCTGACTTTTCTGGGCTTTGGGATCTGTGCAGCTGgccctgtgctccaccccagagccagccgtgTCACACGCTGGGCGTGGGGTCACtacacagccagccccaccccagagccagccgcatcctGCGCTGGGCGCGGGGTCACtacacagccagccccaccccagagccagccgcctcCTGCGCTGGGCGCGGGGTCACtacacagccagccccaccccagagccagccgcgtcctgcactggggaaggggtcaccacacagccagccccaccccagagccagctgcctcccGGCCCTGGGTGAGAAGTCACTACACAGCCAGCTCCACCTCAGAGCCACCCGCATCCTGCACTGGGCAAGGGGTCACTacacagccagccccacctcagagccaccCGCATCCTGCACTGGGCAAGGGGTCCGCgtacagccagccccaccccagagccagctgcctcccGGCCCTGGGCGAGGGGTCACtacacagccagccccaccccagagccacccGCATCCTGCACTGGGCAAGGGGTCCACgtacagccagccccaccccagagccagccgcctcCTGCGCTGGGCAAGGGGTCACTacacagccagccccatcccagagccagccgcgtcctgcactggggaaggggtaaccacacagccagccccaccccagagccagccgcctcCTGCGCTGGGCGCGGGGTCCGCAtacagccagccccaccccagagccagccgcctcCTGCGCTGGGTGCGGGGTCACtacacagccagccccaccccagagccagccgcctcCTGCGCTGGGCGAGGGGTTCTCCTACAGCCAGCTGCGAGTGGCGCTGCCTGACCGCTCTCCCCCCAGAGAGCCTGTACAACGCCTCGCGGGGCGTGGAGGTGATGATGCAGATCGACTGTGAGGTGATGGACACCCGTGTGATCCACATCAAGAGCTCTACGGTGCCGCCCTCCCTGCGCAGCCCCCAGGCGCCCCACAACCGGACTCAGGCGCCCTCCACGCAGGAGCGCTCGGCCCGGGGCCCCCGGGGTCCCCTGCGCTCCCTGCCCTCCGCCCGGCGCCCCCGCACCTTCTACCTGGGGGAGCGTGGTCAGGGCTAGCCCCGCcccctgggcagctggagcacccagccccgccccctggagcacccagccccgcccctctggGCATCtggagcacccagccctgcccctctgggcaTCTGGagcacccagccccgccccctggggCTGGCCCCGCCCCTCTGGGCATCTGgagcacccagcccagccccctggggctggccccaccacctgggcagctggagcacccagccccgccccctggggctggccctgcccaccTGGAAGAGCCCCACCCCAAGGGTATTTCTCTCCCCCCACAGCTGGACCacgcagccctgccccctgggagggccctgcccctctgggcaGCTCGAGCACACAGCCCTgcctcctggggctggcagcgcCCCATGGGTATCCCCCCCCACCTGCAAGCTGGAGCACCTAGCCCCACCCCCTGGAGCTGGCCCCGCCCCtctgggcagctggagctcacagccccgccccctggggCTGGCCCCGCCCCTCTGGGAGAGCCCCACCCCAAAGGTATTTCTCTCCCCCCACAGCTGgaccacacagccctgccccctgggagggccctgcccctctgggcaGCTCGAGCACACAGCCCTGCCTCCTGGGGCTGGCCCCGCCCCATGGGTATCCCCCCGCACCTGCAAGCTGGAGCACCTAGCCCCGCCCCCTGGAGCTGGCCCCGCCCCtctgggcagctggagctcacagccccgccccctggggCTGGCCCCCCCCAGCTGTTGGACACCCAGataccagcccccacccctcccctgacaGAGATCTGCCCCTCCTGGGAACAGCACTGCCCCAGGGGAAGCTCCTCCCACCTGGGGAGCACTAACCCCGCCCCCTGCAGACAGGCAGCACTTAGCCCCACCCCCTGATCGGCCCCCTTTGGGAgaatcctgcccctgccccactaaCCGCCCTGTGGATATTTATTGGGGGCTCTCCTCTGCCTGTGGGGagagccccggccccggcccagcccggcccctttTGTACGACGACGAATAAAAGCGCGAGGTGTCGGTGAAGGGTTGCTCCAGTCCCCTGGGGGTCCCTGCGCCTGGGGCcgcaagcgggggggggggcacccaaGGTGTTGGGGGGGATGGAGGGCGGGGGAGATACCTGGGCTGAGGCTGCGGCTGCGGTTGGGGTGGGTAATGGTGCCAGCCTGTCCCCTCATTGGGGCACTCTGCCATcctttccccctctcccagccagcgcctggtgctggggcctggctgtggAGCGGGGCAGATGGGTGGCCGGACTCCTGCGTTCTCTCCTGGCgctgggaggacagtgggggctggtggttagagcaggggctgggacccaggactcctgggttctccccagtgctggggggacagtgggggctggtggttagagcaggggttgggagccaggactcctgggttctccccagtgctgggagggcagtgggggctgctggtcagagcaggggctgggagccaggactcctgcgttCTCTCGCGGAGGAGGTGGGTCCCTCCTGGTTGATGGCTTTCGgacgccccgcccccccccccggctgcggGCACCTGTCTGGTGCTGGCAGTGGGGTAGGACGCGGGCAGCTGGGTGCCCCCAGTACagcaggagttctggctcccccccaccctgtcTACAGGGGTAGACCCCTGTCCCAGCCTGCCAGGCGCCACCCCTCAAGCAGCCAGAGCGGCTCGCCACCTGCCAGCCGATCAgcttgctgtgggcaggggctgctgggagtgggggtagCAGTGATGTCACTGGCTGGGTGATGTCAGACGGGCGGGGACAGTGCCAGCTGTGATGTCATGGAGCAGGAAGAGCAGGTGCCTTGGCGCTCCTGGTGCCCCCTCCCTCTGCGTCTGTCTCTGGCTGGGATGAACtgtggagggaaactgaggcccgggCGTCCTGCTGTGAGTTCCCCGCTCCCAATCACAGGCCGGCCCCCTTTGCACAGCAGCTTTTTTACTCGAACACGTGGCAGTACCTTGGCAAAGCCCACGGCTGGCTCCGTGGGGGGCCAGTGCTAGGTCCCCCCCAGTCTCTTCCCTGCTTGCAGCCAGCTGGTCTCAGCCCCTGAGGCTGGCTCCGAGCATGGGGACCGCTGGGGTTCCCCCATCTGTGCACCGGGTCCCCAGTCCTCAGCTCAGCTCTGCAGGCCCCCCCATTCCTGCACTGAGCAGGCCCTGGtctcagcaggggtggggcagcagggcggggggggctctGAGCGCTGCTCCTCCATGCGCCCCCCCTGCACCCGCAGCAGCAGGTCGAACAACTCCTGGGCCCCCAGCGGGATGGGGGGCTCGCTGCGCTGCTCCTCCAGCCGCTGGCTCTGGGGGGCAAGGGGAAGTGAGACGgggggtggcagggctgtgggggaaggaagggaggtggggggttgggtggTCCTCACCTGGAGGGACAGGATGGTGCTGTAAAGCTCCTCGCCGTGGTCGGGGGGCTccggggggtgctgggggccctGCTCGGCCCCGGGCCCCGCGAACTCGGCCCGTTGGTCGTCCATCCGCCGGGCCTGGGCCGTGGCCACCAGCTCGAAGAACTGCTCGTCCGTCAGCGAGGTGAGCGAGCAGAAAAACCCTGCGGGGGGCAGGCGCGGCTGGAGGGTGCGCACCGCCCCCCGGCGTCCCCCCACGCCCCTCCCACCGAGCCCCCCGGAGCAGgaacccccctgcctcccccccagtGGGGATCCCTCCCTGGCGCCGCCCAGAGCACAGACCCCCCCCATCCCCTTGGAGAGGCCCCCCCGGGATCACCTCCGACCCCCAGGCCTGGCGGAGGGCGGGGCTCTCTTACCTGCGCCCCCCAGCgagctcagggtgggggtgggggtggcgggcaGCGAGTGCCAGggcctggcgggggcgggggaccggcgggggagggggcagcgctgCTCGTTGAGCCGCCGGCTCTGGGAGCGGAAGAGCAGGTCGAAGAGACGCTCCCGGTCGAAGGGGTCCAGGGGGTCGGCCTGCGGGAGAGGCGggtcaggacgcctgggttccccggccggtgggaggggtcagagtggggggagggggtcaggactcctgggttcccgcCCGGTGGGTGAGGGGgtccggacgcctgggttccccggccggcgggggaggggtcaaagcgggggagggggtcaggactcctgggttcccgcccggtgggggaggggtcagaccGCCTGGGTTCCCgcccggtgggggaggggtcaggacgcctgggttccctggccggtgggaggggtcagagcggggggagggggtcaggactcctgggttcccgcCCGGTGGGTGAGGGGgtccggacgcctgggttccccggccggcgggggaggggtcaaagcgggggagggggtcaggactcctgggttcccgcccggtgggggaggggtcagaccGCCTGGGTTCCCcggctggtgggaggggtcagagcggggggaggggtcaggacgcctgggttcctgcccggtgggtgagggggtcaggacgcctgggttcctggCCGGCTGGGGAGGGGTCAGAGCGGCGGAGTGGACgccgggtggggggcggggttcgGCTGCTCACctcggggggtgtgggggggtcgcTGCCGGCCGGTTCCCTCGGTGCTGGGGCCTGCGTGGGGTCGCTCCGTCCAGCTgcctgggtggggagccccagggggtCGCTCGCGGGGGCCGAGCCCCCCAAGGCCGCTGGGTTGGGGGGGCCTGGCCCGGCGTCCTCAGCCACCCCCTGGCTCTCCGCACTTGCCATGGCCTGGAAGAGAAGGGGCCATGGGAGGcggagatgtggggggcagggcggggagatCGGGGCCCCCTGGGAGGcggagatgtggggggcagggcggggggatcGGGGCCATGGGAGGCggagatgcgggggggggggcattggcGCCGGCCCCGTGTCTCTCCGGCTGCTCTCACCCCCGCGGGGGGGGGCCGCCCCCCCTCCTCCACTGCCGGCCCCCCGTACGGACCCgcgcggggggaggggcgtcCCGGGCCTGAGGGAGAGCAAAGGGGGTTCAGCACCGGCCCCTCACCGCGGCTCCCTGCTGGGCTGTGCCCCACGGCCGCACCCGTCGGGCCCGCCCCCCCGCGCTTCCTGCCCGCGCCCCAttggctgcccccccccgcacagGATGTGGAGCCCGAGAAGATGCGGTTtgcacaaccccccccccagcagcttctCCCGGCGGGAGGGGGGCACCGGCCCTCCGAGGGGAGCAGGGCccggtggctggggggaggctgggacccccagccccagggaatcgGGGGCGGGGGACTCCGCATCCCCCCGTGCCGGGaacccccagccagggaggggTCCCGAGACCAGGCCCCCCCGCGCCCCTCTGCCGGGACTGGGGGGTTCCGTGGGGCTTCGCACGTGGGTGGCGGGTCCCCGCTGCGCCCCCAGTCCCCCGCCTTGCCTGAAGGAAATGAAAGAGACTTTCCTGCAGCGTGCCCCGcccccagagaacccaggagtccggttcccaacccctcccccactcacaccccgggaacccaggagtccggttcccaacccctcccccactcccacgcagggaacccaggagtccggctcccaacccctcccccactcccacgcagggaacccaggagtccggctcctAGCCCCGCCCCCATCCACTaggcccccgcccccgcgccggGCGGCTCCATCCTGCGCCACGATCCCGATCCTGGCATGGCAGTTCCGGTCCCACCGGCCCCGTCCTGCAGCAGCTCATGGCCATCACCGCGCAGCCTGGACGAGGCGCAGGCcacgtgcccccccgcccccgggaacccaggcgtccggaccccaacccctcccctcccctcccctcgggAACCCAGGCGTTTGGACTCCCAATCCCCCCAGCCCGTTGCTGAACTCCAGTGTCCGGGCCCCTCCCACAccggagaacccaggagtcctggctcccagcccctgctctaaccaccagcccccactgccctcccaactccggggagaacccaggagtcctggctcccagcccctgctctaaccaccagcccccactgccctcccaacgccggggagaacccaggagtcctgcccctggGGCGGAGGGGATTAGTGGGGAGTTCctgggggaccctggggggggtgggagtagctgccccccccgctagacccccccagcccagcccctgtttGGGtgtgctggctcctggctgccctcaggCCTTgacagcctcagccatggggggctgggacagctggggctgtctggggggtgcagtgggcccCATGCACCCCACACaaactgtgtgcatgtgtggtgggaaGGGGGGTGAATATGCAAGTGCACATGAATGTGTGGTGTGAGTGTTAGTGCACATGAGTGTGAGATGGGGATGTCAGTGTGAGTGCACACGAGTGAGGTGGGAAGGATGTGAGTGAGTGCATATGAGTGTgaggtgggatgggtgtgggtgtgagcgcacaagtgtgtgggggagggacatgTGTGAGTGCACACGAGTGTGAGGTGGGAGACGTGTGAGTGAGTGCACACAAGTGTGAGGTGGGATGGGTGTGAGTGCACACAAATGTGAGGTGAGATGAGTGTGCGAGCGAGGGACATGTGTGAGTGCACGAGTGTGAGGTGGGAAGGATGTGCGTGTGAGTGCACACAAGTGTGAGGTGGGACGGGTGTGGGTACGAGTGCAGGGAGGGACATGTGTGAGTGCACATGCATGTGAGGTGGGAAGGACATGAGTGTGACTGCACACGAGTGAGGTGGGACAGGTGTGGGTGTGAGTGCATGAGTGTGAAGTGGGAAGGATGTGTGAGTGCACACGAgtgtgaggtgggaggggtgtgAGTGCACGTGCATGTGAGGTGGGAAGGATGTGTGTGAGTGCACACAAATGTGAGGTGGGACAGGTGTGGGTGTGAGTGCACATGAgtgtgaggtgggaggggtgtggggtgagtgCACGAGTGTGCAGGGGAGAGACGTGTGAGTGCACACAAGTGTAGAGCGGCTAAAGGGCCAGGCCTGCGGTGTTGGCCCGACCAGTCAGAGCCCTGCACGTGGGttgttggggagggggctgctgggggtgagtGAGTGGAGAAGACACCTGGGTACggttggggcagggcctggtcccGGCTCCCGCCCCTGTCGCGAGTGGGGCCCTGACCCACGGCTGCCGCCCGCCACCCACCAAGATGGGCCCAGGGGAAGGTCACACACAGGGCAGAGTGGGCGTCTGGGTCTTTGCACGTCTGGCAAGTGGCACTAATAGTGACAGGCACATGCGCGTGCCCTGGCAGCGGGGTGCTCACCCTCTCGTAGAGCACAAGTTATGTGAGGTGGCTCCTGTGCGTCGCACATCAGTCAGGGTGTGGGAAACAAGGGTGGTCGTGAGTGTGCAACATGCCAGAACGGTGCCCGGGAAATGGGGTTGCACACACGTGGCTGTCGCACGAGTCAGGCGTGCAGCCATGGAGGTGTTTGCTCACCACCGTTGCACGTGAGCTGGAGGTGGGCTGTTTGTTGGGGGGGACGGTTGGAATGGCACCCTggggtgctctctctctctctctaaccccTGCTCCTGTTGAGGGGGCCCCTTGCCGGGGTGACCATTAGCTCTCCCAGGGCCCCCACAGCCTAGGGGGGCACCCCAGGAAGATAGAGGCCTTGGGCTGGCAGTACCCCCCCAGAGTGAGCTGGGGTGACCTGTTCAAGCACAGACGGGGGTGTGCAGTGCGGCCTGGGGAGGCCCCATGGGGGTCGGGGGCCCCCCACCTTGTACGGACTTTGCTTAATAATAAAATCTGTTTTTCCAGCTGGCGGTTATTTCTACCCCCTGCAAgggaggggccctgcccccaAGCCTGCAGGGGGTGTCCCCACGGAGCTCCGACCCCCCAGACGCCATACAGCCACGTCGCTGCTGGTCTGGCCCAGCCCCTCTTGTGGGCAGGGAGCGCCTGGGGGTCCCCCCGTGGGCAGTGCTGCTGgcgggagcagctgggggtccccccgtgggcagtgctgctggggggggaGTGCTGGGGGTCCCCCTGTGGGCGGTGCTGCTGGCGGGAGCGCCTGGGGGTCCCCCTGtgggcagtgctgctggggggggaGTGCTGGGGGTCCCCGTGTGGGCGGTGCTGCTGGCGGGAGCGGCTGGGGGTCCCCCTGTGGGCAgtgctgctgggtggggaagCACCTGGGGGTCCCCCCCGTGGGCGGTGCTGCTGGCGGGAGGCGCCCGGGGGTCCCTtgggcagggagcagcctgcagctcccagctgtctGCCCGCCTTCCCAAGAGCAGTAGGGGGCTGTGCCATGCCGCAGGGGACCCAGGGGTGGGACACGTGACATCCaaactggctgcctgccccacgg is from Carettochelys insculpta isolate YL-2023 chromosome 22, ASM3395843v1, whole genome shotgun sequence and encodes:
- the GPSM3 gene encoding G-protein-signaling modulator 3, producing MASAESQGVAEDAGPGPPNPAALGGSAPASDPLGLPTQAAGRSDPTQAPAPREPAGSDPPTPPEADPLDPFDRERLFDLLFRSQSRRLNEQRCPLPRRSPAPARPWHSLPATPTPTLSSLGGAGFFCSLTSLTDEQFFELVATAQARRMDDQRAEFAGPGAEQGPQHPPEPPDHGEELYSTILSLQSQRLEEQRSEPPIPLGAQELFDLLLRVQGGRMEEQRSEPPPPCCPTPAETRACSVQEWGGLQS